A portion of the Salvelinus fontinalis isolate EN_2023a chromosome 32, ASM2944872v1, whole genome shotgun sequence genome contains these proteins:
- the LOC129830884 gene encoding coiled-coil domain-containing protein 126-like: protein MLGRNMSQKLSVLLIIMGLVWGFMFLLYTGQQPHHQSSGELHQQILELSRRYVKVLTEENQNAPGGPQGTSMAGYADLKRTIAVLLDDILTRLVKLEGKIELVANTSVTNSSHLAVGALASAPVALHKATKQDTPGNHRLETARIPPHTPNRPRPGV, encoded by the exons ATGCTGGGGAGGAACATGTCCCAGAAGCTGAGCGTGCTGCTGATCATCATGGGGCTGGTGTGGGGGTTCATGTTTCTGCTCTACACCGGGCAGCAGCCACACCACCAGAGCAGTGGCGAGCTGCATCAACAGATCCTGGAGCTGAGCCGGCGCTATGTCAAGGTGCTCACCGAGGAGAACCAGAACGCACCGGGAGGACCGCAGGGCACCTCCATGGCTGGTTACG ctgatctGAAGAGGACCATAGCGGTGTTGTTGGACGACATCCTGACGCGCCTGGTCAAGCTGGAGGGGAAGATTGAGCTGGTGGCCAACACTTCAGTGACTAACTCCTCCCATCTTGCAGTGGGTGCCCTGGCCTCAGCTCCAGTTGCCTTACACAAAGCCACCAAGCAGGACACGCCAGGCAACCACCGCCTGGAAACCGCTCGCATCCCTCCTCACACACCCAACAGACCTCGGCCAGGGGTATAG